From Vreelandella neptunia, the proteins below share one genomic window:
- a CDS encoding TRAP transporter permease, protein MRETVTKGLALLLGGLILYTSATGPFESLIQRSIFLALVILLGLAVYPLGQGKRWRPLGIAIDAVLAAGVVYACSYVALNYEQILVELPWATPRDMLLTGVLLVAILELSRRAIGVIFPLLVLVGLAYAWFGAAIPGPLGHRGFDLYYMTETIYLGDLGVWGMLVGVAATTIAAFVLFGCLLLHTGGGNTFMDLALRISGRSPGGAAKVATVASGLFGMVSGSAVANVATTGNFTIPMMKRLNYPRPFAAGVEAVASTGGQIAPPILGAAAFIMAEILGESYLRIALAALLPAILFYLGVFVTIHLVAKRRQLQVVPDDELPSWSDVIRPERIIPILAALGGLFYGVLSGRSIQMSAFYGILMTVLTFVPFALMAKMPLRDILGKLVAGLVDAGKGMVIIGVLLAGAQILVAMIGMTGIGVTLASLIVTVGGESLFLVAFIVGGVCLILGMGIPTTAAYVLVASVLAPALTTIGVEPLIAHLFVFYFATLSVITPPVCIAVFVASGIADTNWLPAAVESVRLAAAIYVIPFLLLIYPALAGFGSALEIVLASCQGVVFVMAFAALMSRVAMTGKRVVDVVGLIAVIGLALTPGWLTTLAALALIIGLFIRRRLLLRDEQEPVVGDHPSLQAKETQL, encoded by the coding sequence ATGCGCGAGACAGTCACCAAAGGCTTGGCGCTCCTGCTGGGTGGGCTAATCCTGTATACCTCCGCCACTGGGCCGTTCGAGAGTTTGATTCAGCGGAGCATCTTTCTCGCGCTGGTCATTTTGCTAGGGCTTGCCGTTTACCCGTTAGGGCAAGGCAAACGCTGGCGCCCGCTGGGCATTGCTATTGATGCGGTGCTGGCAGCGGGAGTGGTTTATGCCTGTAGTTATGTGGCACTTAACTACGAACAAATTCTGGTCGAACTCCCCTGGGCAACACCTCGTGATATGTTGCTGACCGGCGTACTGCTAGTGGCCATTCTGGAACTGTCACGCCGTGCCATCGGCGTGATCTTTCCACTGTTGGTGTTAGTGGGATTGGCCTATGCGTGGTTTGGAGCAGCCATTCCAGGGCCGCTCGGTCACCGTGGTTTTGATCTGTATTACATGACCGAAACCATCTACCTCGGCGATTTAGGCGTGTGGGGCATGCTGGTGGGTGTCGCCGCCACCACTATCGCTGCTTTCGTGTTGTTCGGCTGTTTGCTGCTGCACACGGGGGGCGGTAATACCTTTATGGATCTGGCGCTGCGTATTAGCGGCCGCTCGCCGGGCGGTGCTGCCAAAGTGGCCACGGTGGCCTCCGGGCTGTTTGGCATGGTCAGCGGCAGTGCCGTGGCTAATGTGGCCACCACTGGCAATTTTACCATTCCCATGATGAAGCGCTTGAACTACCCACGACCCTTCGCGGCTGGGGTAGAAGCGGTGGCCTCGACCGGCGGCCAAATCGCACCGCCGATCCTGGGCGCTGCGGCATTTATCATGGCGGAGATTCTAGGCGAAAGTTACCTGCGTATCGCCTTGGCGGCCTTGTTGCCAGCGATCCTTTTCTACCTCGGGGTGTTTGTCACTATTCACCTCGTCGCCAAGCGTCGCCAACTGCAGGTAGTGCCTGATGATGAGCTGCCAAGCTGGTCAGACGTGATACGCCCTGAACGAATTATTCCCATTCTGGCTGCATTAGGCGGGCTGTTTTACGGCGTGCTTAGTGGCCGTTCGATTCAAATGTCGGCGTTCTACGGCATCTTAATGACCGTGCTAACGTTCGTCCCTTTTGCGCTCATGGCCAAAATGCCCTTGCGCGATATCCTTGGCAAGCTGGTGGCAGGCTTAGTCGATGCAGGTAAAGGCATGGTGATTATCGGCGTGCTGCTGGCCGGGGCGCAGATTCTGGTGGCGATGATTGGTATGACCGGCATCGGTGTGACCTTAGCCAGCTTGATTGTCACGGTGGGCGGTGAATCGCTGTTCCTGGTCGCCTTTATCGTTGGCGGCGTGTGTCTGATTTTGGGCATGGGGATTCCGACCACGGCAGCGTATGTTCTGGTGGCATCAGTGCTGGCGCCTGCGCTCACCACCATCGGTGTTGAGCCGCTGATTGCCCACCTATTCGTTTTCTACTTCGCGACGCTCTCTGTCATTACGCCGCCCGTATGTATTGCGGTGTTCGTGGCCTCAGGTATTGCCGACACCAACTGGCTGCCTGCGGCGGTTGAATCAGTGCGCTTGGCGGCGGCTATCTATGTCATTCCCTTCCTGCTGCTGATCTACCCAGCCTTGGCAGGGTTTGGTTCTGCCCTGGAGATCGTTCTGGCCAGCTGCCAAGGGGTCGTGTTTGTGATGGCGTTTGCCGCACTGATGTCCCGGGTAGCCATGACGGGTAAGCGCGTGGTCGATGTCGTGGGTCTGATCGCGGTGATTGGACTTGCGCTGACACCCGGCTGGCTGACCACGCTGGCGGCGCTAGCCCTGATCATTGGGCTCTTTATACGCCGCCGCTTGCTGCTGAGAGACGAGCAGGAGCCTGTCGTGGGCGACCACCCCTCTCTTCAGGCCAAGGAGACCCAGCTATGA
- a CDS encoding LysR family transcriptional regulator, whose translation MNPSIQQLRVFVAVAHSRSLAEASERVHLSQPAISIALRKLEENVGGALFARTTRQLALTPEGEAFLPVAVRLLNDWNEAFEDLNDQFSKQRGKVTVAALPTLAAGLFPHVIKLFHEAYPRINLSLHDVLADQINQMVREGRADLGLSVPPSDADDLTFEPVLEDSYVAVCPCGHSLLAQSTVAWRQLADYPFIGINRLSSSRQDIDRIMQSVGERLDILCDARQIATVGRMVAAGLGISVLPSLSFRQIAADGIEYRPLVEPTIRRELGIILSRRHPPSAATSALRELIHHHV comes from the coding sequence ATGAATCCGAGTATCCAGCAGCTTCGTGTTTTTGTTGCCGTCGCCCACTCGCGCAGCCTTGCAGAGGCCAGCGAGCGCGTGCACCTTTCCCAACCGGCGATCTCGATCGCCCTACGTAAACTTGAGGAGAACGTCGGTGGTGCACTGTTTGCCCGTACCACGCGCCAGCTCGCGTTAACACCGGAAGGCGAAGCCTTTCTGCCCGTTGCCGTACGGCTCCTGAATGATTGGAACGAAGCCTTTGAAGATCTCAACGACCAATTTTCCAAACAGCGCGGAAAGGTTACCGTGGCCGCCCTCCCCACTCTGGCGGCAGGATTATTCCCCCACGTCATTAAGCTTTTTCACGAAGCCTACCCACGAATTAACCTCAGCCTGCACGATGTGCTGGCCGATCAGATCAATCAAATGGTGCGCGAAGGCCGCGCCGACCTGGGTCTTTCCGTGCCGCCAAGCGACGCAGACGATCTAACGTTTGAACCCGTCCTCGAAGATAGCTATGTGGCCGTTTGCCCCTGCGGGCATTCGCTGCTGGCGCAATCTACAGTGGCTTGGAGACAACTGGCCGACTATCCGTTTATTGGTATCAATCGTCTTTCCAGCTCACGCCAGGATATTGACCGCATTATGCAGAGCGTAGGAGAACGGCTGGATATCTTGTGCGATGCGCGCCAGATCGCCACGGTAGGCCGCATGGTAGCTGCGGGATTAGGCATTAGCGTGCTGCCCTCGCTCAGTTTTCGTCAAATTGCCGCCGATGGGATTGAGTACCGCCCGCTGGTGGAGCCGACCATTCGCCGTGAGCTGGGCATTATATTGAGCCGCCGTCACCCTCCTTCCGCCGCCACCAGCGCCCTGCGCGAGCTAATTCATCACCATGTATAA
- a CDS encoding YbfB/YjiJ family MFS transporter, with translation MTVATLGAQRFKVLMAGVFSQILCVGIARFAYTPLLPVMQQQTWMGDADGGWLAAVNYAGYMLGAVLAASIRSIYIKDTLFRCGLILAVITTAGMALTDHFWVWAGLRFLAGLSSSAAMLLASGLILHWLIQHRQRGELGIHFAGLGLGMIVAAVAVEMMLQFSFSWQTQWWGFSLLGAVLLVPAWRWLPRPERPLAGAHVASSRTAMPPTRTFMRWMLAAYFCAGYGYVISATFLVAIVEREPLLAGMGNWTFALAGLAAAPAVMLWDLVARRVGYLMALMIAMSIQVIGIVLPAITANAAVVLLSAVLYGGTFLGCVSLVLTMAGRLYPASPARLMGQMTLAYGAAQICAPALTGMLAEASGHYGVGLWLAGGFVTLGVVLLACLRRVDQTAQRLDAAAKASVYA, from the coding sequence ATGACCGTTGCAACGCTAGGTGCCCAGCGCTTCAAAGTGCTGATGGCGGGCGTTTTTAGCCAAATATTATGTGTTGGCATCGCGCGCTTTGCCTATACCCCATTGCTACCGGTGATGCAGCAGCAGACCTGGATGGGAGACGCCGATGGCGGCTGGCTGGCCGCGGTTAACTACGCGGGCTATATGCTGGGGGCAGTGCTGGCCGCCTCTATTCGCAGTATTTATATTAAAGACACGCTATTTCGCTGTGGTTTAATCCTGGCGGTAATCACGACGGCGGGTATGGCGCTTACCGATCACTTCTGGGTTTGGGCAGGGTTGCGCTTTCTGGCGGGTCTTTCAAGCAGCGCTGCAATGCTATTAGCGTCAGGGCTGATTCTTCACTGGTTAATCCAACATCGCCAGCGCGGCGAGCTGGGAATTCATTTTGCCGGTTTGGGGCTAGGCATGATTGTCGCGGCGGTGGCTGTTGAGATGATGCTCCAGTTTTCCTTTAGCTGGCAGACCCAATGGTGGGGCTTTAGCCTGCTGGGTGCCGTGCTGCTGGTGCCTGCCTGGCGCTGGCTGCCGCGGCCGGAAAGGCCGCTAGCGGGGGCTCACGTGGCAAGTAGCCGAACCGCTATGCCGCCAACACGAACTTTTATGCGCTGGATGCTCGCCGCCTACTTCTGCGCCGGTTACGGCTATGTCATCAGCGCTACCTTCTTAGTTGCCATCGTTGAGCGTGAGCCGTTGCTGGCTGGGATGGGCAACTGGACGTTCGCCCTGGCCGGTTTAGCCGCTGCGCCTGCCGTCATGCTATGGGATTTAGTCGCCCGTCGAGTGGGCTATTTAATGGCACTGATGATCGCTATGAGCATTCAAGTTATTGGTATTGTGCTCCCAGCCATTACCGCGAATGCAGCGGTGGTGCTGCTAAGCGCCGTACTCTATGGCGGCACCTTCCTTGGCTGTGTCAGCTTAGTGCTGACAATGGCGGGCAGGCTCTATCCCGCCAGCCCTGCTCGATTAATGGGGCAGATGACGCTGGCATACGGCGCCGCCCAGATATGCGCCCCGGCGTTAACCGGTATGTTAGCTGAAGCCTCTGGCCATTATGGCGTTGGACTATGGCTGGCGGGCGGTTTTGTTACGCTTGGCGTCGTGCTGCTGGCCTGTTTGCGCCGGGTAGATCAAACCGCCCAGCGCTTGGATGCCGCAGCCAAAGCCTCGGTGTACGCCTAG
- a CDS encoding sodium-dependent transporter, whose product MTTSGQPRTQWLGRWGFMLAATGSAVGLGNIWKFPYMTGEYGGGAFVLVYLLCILAVGVPVMMAEIAFGRRGRGSPIDAVRRVVNESGRSSAWSLFGWMSMLCGFMILSFYVVVAGWSFSYLWKMLTGGLSGGTVEELAAVFGANNANPWNLGFWSTLVTLATMVIVGKGVQEGIEKNVRWMMPGLVIMLLVLIVFGAFSGGFSDAFAFLFSFNTGSLSSEGMLAALGHAFFTLSLAAGAIMTYGSYLPKDTSIARTTLGVALADTVVALMAGLAIFPVIFANGMDPGEGPGLIFMSLPIAFQAMPLGTLFGILFFIMLSMAALTSSISMVEATISWLCDSKGFSRRSAAWSTGIVLWLISTAAMLSFNVGADWTLAGKTFFDWLDYLTSRWLMPLGGLGTVVMAGFVLNINIMRDELGLNPRLYALWLLMARYVSPLGILVIFANVLGLYSVTFSVHWPWLLAILIAMVVLGETLSPRLRQALKTA is encoded by the coding sequence ATGACCACTTCTGGGCAACCTCGTACCCAGTGGCTAGGCCGCTGGGGATTTATGTTGGCAGCCACCGGTTCTGCGGTAGGGCTGGGCAATATCTGGAAATTCCCCTATATGACGGGGGAGTACGGCGGCGGTGCCTTCGTGCTGGTTTATCTGCTGTGTATCCTGGCTGTGGGTGTACCGGTCATGATGGCCGAAATCGCCTTTGGGCGGCGTGGCCGCGGTAGTCCAATTGATGCCGTACGCCGGGTAGTGAACGAGTCTGGGCGTTCATCGGCGTGGTCGCTGTTTGGTTGGATGTCGATGCTATGCGGCTTTATGATCCTATCATTTTATGTCGTGGTGGCGGGCTGGTCGTTCTCGTATCTCTGGAAAATGCTCACCGGCGGTTTGAGCGGCGGCACCGTTGAGGAACTGGCGGCCGTGTTTGGCGCTAATAATGCCAACCCCTGGAATCTAGGTTTCTGGAGCACGCTGGTAACGCTGGCGACCATGGTCATTGTTGGTAAAGGTGTACAGGAGGGGATTGAGAAAAACGTCCGCTGGATGATGCCCGGCCTGGTGATCATGCTACTGGTACTGATTGTGTTTGGCGCATTCTCCGGCGGCTTTAGCGATGCCTTTGCGTTTCTGTTCTCGTTTAACACCGGCAGTCTATCCAGCGAGGGGATGCTGGCGGCGTTGGGACATGCGTTCTTTACGCTTTCGTTGGCTGCTGGCGCGATCATGACCTACGGCAGTTATCTGCCCAAAGACACCTCGATTGCCCGTACAACGCTCGGCGTTGCCTTGGCGGATACGGTGGTTGCGCTGATGGCGGGGCTGGCCATTTTCCCGGTTATTTTTGCCAATGGCATGGATCCTGGAGAGGGCCCGGGGCTGATCTTTATGAGCCTGCCCATTGCGTTTCAAGCGATGCCGCTAGGTACTCTGTTTGGCATTCTTTTCTTTATCATGCTCTCTATGGCCGCGCTCACCTCTTCGATATCCATGGTCGAAGCGACGATATCGTGGCTATGCGATAGCAAAGGCTTCTCGCGGCGTTCGGCGGCGTGGAGCACGGGCATTGTGCTGTGGTTGATCAGCACGGCGGCGATGCTCTCGTTTAATGTCGGCGCCGATTGGACGCTGGCGGGTAAGACGTTCTTTGACTGGCTAGACTACCTGACGTCACGCTGGCTGATGCCGCTGGGTGGCCTGGGCACGGTCGTGATGGCGGGCTTTGTGCTCAACATCAATATCATGCGCGATGAGCTTGGCCTTAACCCGCGCCTTTATGCGCTATGGCTGCTGATGGCTCGCTATGTCAGTCCGCTCGGTATTCTGGTGATTTTTGCCAACGTGCTAGGGCTTTATAGCGTGACGTTTTCAGTGCACTGGCCGTGGCTCTTGGCGATTCTGATCGCCATGGTGGTGCTGGGCGAAACGTTAAGCCCGCGGCTGCGCCAAGCGCTGAAAACAGCGTAA
- a CDS encoding M20/M25/M40 family metallo-hydrolase, protein MSDSAKPWTQPMPDAQFKLMRDILAAPSPVGLEAAMTYGVLKPHFESFAPKSWHLHQFKGNAGVVLDTHPGRDDMFKVMLIGHADKIRMQVRSIGEDGKIWINTDSFLPTVLIGHEVKLFSEDPDAPGSYRCIEGGTVEALGAIHFSDPAQRDGSKGLKKEQIYLDLQIHGENKKQQVLNLGVRPGDSIIFDRPIRPGFSPNTFYGAYLDNGLGCFVAAEVARLIAEAGGTQNVRVLFAIASYEEIGRFGSRVMAGEMKPDALIGVDVNHDYVAAPGIGDKRMQPLEMGKGFTMAVGSIASEQLNRIIATAAKEQDIPLQRDIVGVDTGTDGMAGVLASIDSAATSIGFPIRNMHTISETGHTQDVLAAIHALTHTLQALDAIPDLQREFLDNHPRLDQASPLTHQGGDKPDSEEEDSKDESSSEGKTVSHSNNSRKNKKKAKK, encoded by the coding sequence ATGAGCGATAGTGCAAAACCCTGGACACAACCAATGCCCGACGCGCAGTTCAAACTAATGCGCGATATTCTTGCCGCCCCCAGCCCCGTCGGCCTGGAAGCCGCCATGACTTACGGCGTGCTCAAACCACATTTTGAGAGCTTTGCACCTAAAAGCTGGCACCTTCACCAGTTCAAGGGCAACGCGGGCGTTGTGCTGGACACTCACCCCGGCCGCGACGACATGTTCAAGGTCATGCTGATCGGCCATGCGGATAAAATCCGCATGCAGGTGCGCTCGATTGGCGAAGACGGCAAGATCTGGATCAACACTGACTCCTTCCTGCCCACCGTGCTGATCGGCCATGAAGTGAAGCTGTTTAGCGAAGACCCCGACGCTCCCGGTAGCTACCGCTGCATTGAAGGCGGCACGGTCGAGGCCCTGGGCGCCATTCACTTCTCCGATCCTGCCCAGCGCGATGGTAGCAAAGGCCTGAAAAAAGAGCAGATCTACCTGGATCTACAGATCCACGGCGAGAATAAAAAGCAACAGGTGCTGAACTTGGGTGTTCGCCCTGGCGATTCGATTATTTTCGACCGCCCTATCCGCCCAGGCTTCAGTCCCAATACCTTCTACGGCGCTTACCTGGATAACGGCCTAGGCTGTTTTGTGGCCGCCGAAGTGGCGCGCTTGATTGCTGAAGCAGGTGGCACTCAAAACGTGCGCGTGCTGTTTGCGATTGCCAGCTACGAAGAGATTGGTCGTTTCGGCAGCCGCGTGATGGCGGGCGAAATGAAGCCAGATGCCTTGATTGGCGTCGATGTAAACCACGACTATGTGGCTGCGCCCGGTATTGGCGACAAGCGCATGCAGCCGCTGGAGATGGGCAAAGGCTTCACCATGGCGGTGGGCTCTATTGCCAGTGAACAGCTCAACCGGATTATCGCCACCGCCGCTAAAGAGCAGGATATTCCGCTGCAGCGCGATATTGTCGGTGTGGATACGGGTACCGATGGCATGGCAGGCGTACTGGCGTCTATCGACAGTGCCGCTACCTCGATTGGCTTCCCTATCCGCAATATGCACACCATCTCAGAAACAGGCCATACCCAGGACGTGCTGGCGGCTATTCACGCCCTCACTCATACCCTGCAAGCCTTGGATGCCATACCTGACCTACAGCGTGAATTCCTGGATAACCACCCGCGCTTAGACCAAGCGAGCCCGCTCACCCATCAAGGCGGCGACAAGCCTGACAGTGAGGAGGAGGAC
- a CDS encoding AtuA-related protein — MLQAEPTQTAVRSDTSVALHQLAHARAGDKGERLNVALFAYDPDHYTTLLEQVTEERVLALFAHRGASRVRRYPLPNLAGMNFVIDDVLQGGVNGALNLDGHGKTLSFLLLSMEVDAS, encoded by the coding sequence ATGCTGCAAGCTGAACCCACGCAAACGGCGGTGCGCTCGGATACCTCAGTCGCTCTTCACCAACTCGCCCACGCCCGAGCAGGTGATAAGGGGGAACGCCTGAATGTGGCACTGTTTGCCTATGACCCAGACCACTACACCACCTTACTGGAGCAGGTAACCGAGGAGCGGGTGCTGGCGCTGTTTGCTCACCGCGGTGCCAGCCGAGTGCGGCGCTACCCTTTGCCCAATTTGGCGGGCATGAACTTCGTGATTGATGACGTGCTGCAGGGTGGTGTTAATGGCGCGCTCAACTTGGACGGGCATGGCAAAACGCTATCGTTTTTGCTGTTAAGCATGGAGGTCGATGCGAGCTAG
- a CDS encoding TAXI family TRAP transporter solute-binding subunit, whose amino-acid sequence MKTLLTAMVASAAVLAAATSHADERLLIGSTSSSSSHYSYFVVVNQIINNQVEGVSSSVAETGATVDNLRRLGRNQIDMGLVTTNTGYHAYAGEEDFEGRPVDNRLLWVYTVAPQNAVMRQDAGVETFADLNGVRFNPGITGSATEKTTEAVMRTLGIEPDYVRGSTTDMVDAMKDGRVMGSVKSGVGERLDGSSMDIATFTPISVLSLDQEQADTLRSEMPDVAIVDVPEGAAEGIPAYTTWAFGVAVHAHPDMDEETAYQIVKAVMENPEPQVNAFAAMQDADMAKMTLEVGTVPLHAGAARYFEEQGYDIPDALQPAQ is encoded by the coding sequence ATGAAAACGCTACTCACCGCCATGGTGGCAAGCGCCGCTGTGCTAGCCGCTGCGACCTCTCATGCCGATGAACGCCTGCTGATAGGCTCTACCTCCAGCTCCTCAAGCCACTACAGCTACTTTGTGGTAGTCAATCAGATTATTAATAACCAAGTCGAAGGGGTGAGCTCCTCCGTTGCAGAAACCGGTGCCACGGTGGATAACCTGCGCCGTTTAGGCCGCAACCAAATCGATATGGGCCTGGTGACCACCAACACCGGCTATCACGCTTACGCGGGCGAGGAGGATTTTGAAGGCCGTCCCGTCGATAACCGCCTGCTCTGGGTCTACACCGTGGCACCGCAGAATGCCGTAATGCGCCAGGATGCAGGGGTGGAAACCTTCGCTGACTTAAACGGTGTGCGCTTCAATCCAGGCATTACGGGGTCAGCTACCGAGAAAACCACCGAAGCGGTAATGCGCACGCTAGGCATCGAGCCTGACTATGTGCGTGGTTCAACGACCGATATGGTTGACGCCATGAAAGATGGTCGCGTGATGGGGTCGGTAAAGTCGGGGGTCGGAGAACGCCTGGATGGCTCCTCCATGGATATCGCCACTTTCACACCGATAAGCGTGCTGTCGCTCGACCAAGAGCAGGCCGACACACTGCGCAGCGAAATGCCCGATGTGGCGATTGTCGATGTACCTGAAGGGGCTGCGGAGGGGATTCCTGCCTACACCACCTGGGCCTTTGGTGTTGCCGTGCACGCCCATCCGGATATGGATGAAGAAACCGCCTATCAAATCGTCAAAGCGGTGATGGAAAACCCAGAGCCGCAGGTTAACGCCTTTGCGGCCATGCAGGACGCGGATATGGCGAAGATGACCCTGGAGGTTGGCACCGTGCCGCTGCATGCCGGCGCTGCGCGTTATTTCGAAGAGCAGGGGTATGACATTCCCGATGCCTTGCAGCCAGCCCAGTAA
- a CDS encoding acyclic terpene utilization AtuA family protein: MSFLLGSGAGFSGDRTDAAVAVVAELIKRQQPSALVFETLGERTLAAAHRAMRDDPESGFEPLLDELLAPVLRDCLDHDIKILGNFGAANPSGACQVIAGLATQLGRTDVCIAQVHGDDIRQQLHSLDLQRWEAERLELPGDDSLISANVYLGAKALAEALAMQADVVVTGRVADPALFLAPLMHHFDWRWDDWDRLACGMMAGHLAECGAQVSGGYFADPGFKDVPGLATVGYPIIEVEQDGSLIISKPANTGGCVTEQTVKEQLLYEVHDPANYLTPDVTVDLSHAEVRQLSPNRVAVTGIRGKPAPERLKTTVCYEGGWQGEAEISYAGPNALARAQLAAQVLRERLVFRAPAELRTRLDIIGLASVFDSDSGELQRSASASASGDYRLRLAAEHSERRWVARATQELLALYCAGPAGGGGVRRQFQRRVFTASYLVKRSDIHPHASLFESSPLGERRSERYAAS; this comes from the coding sequence ATGAGCTTTTTATTAGGCAGCGGGGCGGGGTTTTCCGGTGACCGTACCGATGCGGCCGTGGCGGTGGTGGCAGAGTTAATCAAGCGACAGCAACCTTCCGCTTTAGTATTTGAAACCCTGGGCGAGCGGACATTAGCGGCAGCCCACCGCGCGATGCGTGATGACCCCGAAAGCGGGTTTGAACCGCTGTTGGACGAGCTGCTGGCGCCGGTGCTGCGCGACTGCCTGGATCACGACATTAAGATTTTAGGTAACTTTGGTGCGGCGAACCCCAGTGGTGCTTGTCAGGTAATTGCTGGCTTGGCGACACAGCTTGGGCGAACGGATGTATGCATTGCCCAGGTGCATGGTGACGATATCCGCCAGCAGCTACATAGCTTGGACTTACAGCGCTGGGAGGCCGAGCGGCTGGAGTTACCAGGCGATGACTCCCTGATCTCAGCCAATGTCTACCTGGGTGCCAAGGCGCTGGCTGAAGCGTTGGCCATGCAGGCGGATGTGGTGGTTACAGGCCGTGTTGCCGACCCGGCGCTGTTTTTAGCGCCGCTGATGCACCACTTCGATTGGCGTTGGGATGACTGGGATCGCCTGGCCTGCGGGATGATGGCGGGGCATTTGGCTGAGTGTGGCGCCCAGGTAAGCGGCGGCTACTTTGCCGATCCGGGTTTTAAAGACGTGCCCGGGCTCGCCACGGTGGGCTATCCGATTATTGAAGTGGAGCAGGATGGCAGCCTTATTATTTCCAAGCCTGCCAATACCGGCGGCTGTGTTACCGAGCAGACGGTGAAAGAACAGCTGCTTTACGAAGTGCATGACCCGGCGAATTATCTAACCCCGGATGTCACGGTGGATCTTTCCCACGCAGAGGTGCGTCAGTTGTCACCCAACCGCGTGGCGGTGACGGGAATTCGCGGCAAGCCTGCGCCCGAGCGACTCAAAACCACCGTGTGCTATGAAGGCGGCTGGCAGGGTGAGGCGGAAATCTCCTATGCCGGCCCGAACGCCTTGGCAAGGGCACAGCTTGCAGCCCAGGTCTTGCGTGAACGATTGGTGTTTCGAGCCCCTGCCGAGCTGCGTACCCGCTTGGATATCATTGGCCTGGCCAGCGTATTCGATAGCGATAGCGGTGAGCTGCAGCGTAGCGCTTCAGCCTCCGCCAGCGGCGATTATCGGCTGCGACTGGCGGCCGAGCACAGCGAGCGGCGCTGGGTAGCCCGTGCCACCCAAGAGCTATTGGCGCTTTATTGTGCCGGGCCCGCGGGTGGCGGCGGCGTGCGGCGTCAATTTCAAAGGCGAGTGTTTACCGCCTCTTATTTGGTAAAGCGTAGCGATATTCATCCCCATGCCAGTCTGTTTGAATCGTCGCCGCTCGGCGAACGCAGGAGTGAACGTTATGCTGCAAGCTGA
- a CDS encoding LBF_2804 family protein — MSLTRPDKEYAPAPGLAQRWASRYVQRYLRRHPALDSPDPHALKRARRWIIAWAALAGLISGTLIGSAEWWMREFATGHWENMNLREQLPYWAGYLAVAGVVTALEIGFLYWNALRGVANITRLAGLRYGQTETLEPDIQLTVHGVSRSALEYPSPGSLIYGVDPHAYLHGWKLTLKALLYRLKISLSSFLLRLLLRRLLGRLTLRGFLPVLTGPLYAVWNAWIAARIIQEAYLQARGPALVKHLMETLTNSDEHTRRLVVQGVGELIMRNQHPHPNLVLLLARLLNSLPDKPQAIDVDWPAALQDYAQLTGESRKGLLNALTQATLLSGTYKGSRKRFLTEVFATCQTPLRSDEVKAQQQRLFSGQVP, encoded by the coding sequence ATGTCTCTGACTCGGCCAGATAAAGAGTACGCCCCAGCCCCTGGCTTAGCGCAGCGTTGGGCTAGCCGCTATGTACAGCGCTATTTACGCCGCCACCCGGCACTTGATTCTCCCGACCCACATGCCTTGAAGCGAGCACGGCGCTGGATCATCGCCTGGGCAGCGCTCGCGGGCCTGATTTCCGGCACCCTGATTGGCAGCGCCGAATGGTGGATGCGGGAATTTGCCACCGGCCACTGGGAGAACATGAATTTAAGGGAGCAACTTCCCTACTGGGCTGGCTATCTGGCCGTAGCAGGCGTTGTAACCGCACTGGAGATCGGCTTTTTATACTGGAACGCGCTGCGCGGCGTAGCGAATATTACCCGCTTGGCAGGTCTACGTTATGGGCAAACGGAAACGTTGGAGCCCGATATTCAGCTGACTGTTCACGGTGTTTCCCGGTCGGCGTTGGAGTATCCCAGCCCGGGTAGCCTTATTTATGGCGTCGATCCCCACGCCTACCTGCATGGTTGGAAGCTCACGCTTAAAGCGCTGCTTTATCGCTTAAAAATCAGCTTAAGCAGCTTTCTGCTGCGTTTACTGCTGCGTCGGCTATTGGGACGACTGACGCTGCGCGGTTTTCTGCCCGTATTAACCGGGCCGCTATACGCCGTATGGAACGCCTGGATTGCCGCACGCATTATTCAAGAAGCTTATTTACAGGCCCGTGGCCCCGCCCTGGTTAAGCACTTGATGGAAACGCTAACGAACAGCGATGAACACACCCGACGCCTAGTGGTCCAGGGCGTTGGCGAGCTTATTATGCGCAACCAACACCCCCACCCCAACCTGGTGCTGCTGTTGGCTCGCCTGCTGAATAGCCTGCCTGATAAACCACAGGCGATAGACGTTGATTGGCCAGCCGCGCTACAGGACTATGCGCAACTTACGGGTGAGTCACGTAAAGGACTGCTTAATGCACTTACCCAGGCGACGCTACTGAGCGGCACCTACAAAGGCTCACGCAAGCGGTTCTTAACAGAGGTGTTTGCAACCTGCCAAACGCCGCTGCGCAGCGATGAGGTCAAAGCTCAGCAGCAGCGTTTGTTTTCGGGGCAAGTGCCGTAG